In the genome of Oryzias melastigma strain HK-1 linkage group LG19, ASM292280v2, whole genome shotgun sequence, the window TTTAAGCAGCAAGTGAACTGTTCATGTTGAAGCAGAAACCTGTGAAGTTATGTCTGAGGAATGTTTGCAGTCAGGACATGTCGCTGCGTGTCGATGTTCATCAATGGAGCCACTTGGCTGCCTTTTATTTATACTCATCGATagaagacgtttttttttttcctttttataacctaaaataacaaaacacacagcagaatgttagtttttttctatatttcctTTAGTTTTTGCTTATATGCTTCTTTTTGGAGCCcacaataattaaaatgtggaatttttaagctaatttgacgTAAGAAAAGCTGCTGATGGTTGGCTTTGAATTCATGAAAGCTTGGTATGTCAGGTGTGTGCCAAGTTCAGTTAGTTAGATGGTTGGAAACTTGTTTTTCAGCGtctcacattttgtttttctattccaataagtaaaaaggttaaaaacatgatccttttttcatttattttatcaatatatttgtatttttttcttctggggatgattttggttaaaaaaaaaaaaaaaaaaaagcaggggAAAGGTTATTGCATTAATGTGttgagaaaaaggcttttattttttagtaaagtaaaataaaataaacaaaaacactcagTGACTTTACACCTGAAAGGCCTTgagcacttttttaaatgttcaaaatttacaagaattaaGCAACattgacaacatttttatttctctagaTAATGTGCAGTTAAAAACCAAAGTAGAATATATCAATTGATCAAAACGACAGAAAAGCcttgcaaaaaacaaatgtttaaatccagtttgctgttttcaatGCAGGTCGATGAGGCCAGTGTCTCCTCTCAGGTGTTCGCTCCCGACGGTCACAGTTGCTGtgtctttttcttcctctgtcaCACACAGAAAACAGTGTTTAACACATCATGTGTTGTCGTAAACACGTTATTTGTTGACTAGTTTGCACAGCAAAAGTCAGCTCCCTTACCTGGCTGTGAATCAAAGGGAATGTTGTGCTGAGTGAGGAGAGCACGCAGCCTCTCCAGCTCTACACTTTGTTTTTGATAGTCCTGTGGTAAttcaaggattaaaaaaataataataactttaaTGAATTTAGAAATGTTGAATTGTAAAATGTCTATGCGCAGATTTGGTCTAGTATTGGACATGTACACACCTCCTTACACTTCTGTAAAGAATTGGGACTTTTTGAGTCGGTTTTAGCTTTCGGCAGACTGGCTTTCAATTCGTGGCTCTTTAGTAGTCCGGCCTCctcaaaaatgtctttcaaaAGACCTTTGTACCCCTGTgaccaaaatacacaaaacagaaGAATCAAAATTCACGCAAGACTACATAACAAgtaatgctgccacaaacaattattttaatagtcgactaatcaccgattattttttcccgattagtcgattaatcgggtcatgcgcaaaatttgctttaaactagctaaaaattagatatatagcattgcctgcgatgatgctagtgtgaatgctgtagctgaagatgctgaaattgatagctaaaaacactgaagctgatagccagctaaaatattagctaaatgccaaattagccaaaaaaacaaacaaacaaaaaacttaggttagccaaaaaaagctggtatgtagctgaaaaaatagctaaaattccAAATAtcctaataaattaaaaaaaaagaacctaaatgagccaaaacagctagcgtgtaaatatttaCCTAACTCtgaaacagcctgaaaaaaattaaaaagaaaagccttacTTAGagaaaatagctagcatgtagctggaatattagttaaactcccaAAAGGCCTACAAaacggaaaaagcctaaattagccaaaacagctagcatttaaatattagctttactCCAAGATAccctgaaaaaacaaagagagaagccaaacttagccaaaatagctagcatgtagctggaatactagctaaactcccaaatagcctaaaaaaaggaaaaagcctaaattagccaaaacagctagcatttaaatattagctttactCCAAGACAGCCTGAAAAAACGTAAAGAGAAAAGACAAACTTAGCCAAAATAGTataatttagctgaaatattggctaaactaaaaagtagcctaaaaaaaaacctttaaaaagcctaagttagccaaaacagctatgtAGCTGacatagtagctaaactccaaaaaagcttgaaaaaaagtctaagttagccaaaacagctagcatgtagctgaaatattagcctaattccaaaatagcttaaaaaaaaccctaataaatgccaaaatagtccaaaaagttcacaaaacgtcattataactttcaaccttacaacactccaactccatataaCATATAATATAACGACTAATAGAGTATTAATAGTCGATAAGTAGACTAaccgtggcagccctaataacAAGTTGTCTAAAGCTTAAATTATTAacataatttcatgtttttcattagTGTAGCCTGTGCTGTTGCTAAAGATAGCTCTTACCTGCTCTGTAACTAGACCCTCATAGAGAACCTGCTCAGCTTCATCCCATTCCTTTTGCAGCTTCTCATTGAGGGTTGGGTacacttgcagaaaaaaaaatccatgtaaTTAATGATTAAATACCATTCCAGATATTATCCAGCAGCCTGGAACATAGTGTTTTCCGTCTTACCTAAAAGCGAGTGTGGATGGCAGACCAGTGGTGTCTCAAAGGTTATTGAGTACACACACGTGCTGGGTTCTGACACCTGAGAAAGCTTACTGCTTGAGCCACAAACCAGAATCACCTGCAGAATCACAATAACACAAGTTTGCAATAAAATAACAGATGTGAGCATTTCTGGTTTTATATTAGAAATTTTGAGTAGAATCACTAAACCCCTATAATAACCCCTATTATTTTCTCTCTAAGAGTGGCTGTAATAATGATAAgatacatttactttatttttttttatttgtatttattagtaGTTGTTTGCTAAAATCTTTGTAGGATTTAACTGAAAATATTCTAAAGTCTGATTGTAATGTTAttgaaacagaataaaattaaagatgTGTTTAATCCGGGTTATAAAATGTATAACATTGGggaaaaatgttatattcattTGAAAACATGAGTAAAGTCGTATCGAGACGATTGAAACACCTTTGTTTCTCGGTTTCTGGTTCCACAAGTATCCCCATCTCTCATCCACATGCCAGTGAACGTGTTGTTTACTATTTCCCACTCCTGCCAGAtcctacaaaaaagaaaaatgattacaAAACAAGTTCTTAAATGAAACTCACAGCTTAATTTctatcaaatgtat includes:
- the gnptg gene encoding N-acetylglucosamine-1-phosphotransferase subunit gamma — translated: MLITLSMAHAEMRNAHAQELIWSRDVSHGADDQGNTRKQIASLFIMLTLNHEVNYFLKVVFLCLYIVSHGYAGKMKIVEEPNTFGLNNPFLAQGSRLQPKVDPSPVSGPAHLHHLSGKCFSLTESTYKYELCPFHNITQHEQSFRWNAYSGILGIWQEWEIVNNTFTGMWMRDGDTCGTRNRETKVILVCGSSSKLSQVSEPSTCVYSITFETPLVCHPHSLLVYPTLNEKLQKEWDEAEQVLYEGLVTEQGYKGLLKDIFEEAGLLKSHELKASLPKAKTDSKSPNSLQKCKEDYQKQSVELERLRALLTQHNIPFDSQPEEEKDTATVTVGSEHLRGDTGLIDLH